CCGGATACCATTGCTAATGCAATATCTCTGCGGTCTTTTTCCTAGCCTTCCCATTCCAAAATGATTACACGAATAAAGTTATTCTCTATGGCTATTTATAAAGACCAACCGGCCGGCAGCCATGAACCTTGTGATCATGCATGCATGCCTAATGGATGATCCAAAATTGCATTTCTGCTATGATAATTGAGAGACCTTGTGTGAATAGTTGTTCCATTAATAGATCAAATTGTTTCAGATATATCATTTAGTGGGTGAGAAGTTTTTGATCTACCACAGGACACTCTTTGCGCACCACCCTTCGCATTTGCATGATAAAGTCTGGATACAGTTTAGGCCATTAGCCATGACTATATGACAATTTTTTCGTCATAAAGTAGCGGGCAACGATTTCTTGTATGAACCATGAAGCTTTATAGTTTATTTCTCATAAGACCTTCAGCTCTGACTACTGTGATCGGAATTCTCTACAATTTGGAGCATCAACATGATGagagaaaacaaattaaaattgaGTAAGGTCCAGACATTACTCCAAGAAATGAAGATGATTTCAATTATTATTCCATTTCCTTCCTTGCTAGAAAGGACAAATGACAATTTCACTATAATGACATGAGAATGATGAGATGGTAATACCATACAATCCATTCTGCTTGCTTAAAACTCTTTCCTTCATATTTTACAAGCAACTATACAGTAAAGGCACAATCGCAGCAGAAAAATGTTGCTGGGATTCTCAATAAATGAGGAGGTGATGCTGTTTTGGAAGAACCAACCGCCAACACAATGAATCTGAACCAATAAATCCAGAACAATCTGCATTGCTTTGCTGATATGCATATATGAAGTTTAGTGTTGTCTTTCAGGCCTGGGTTGACGGTCActtttttttctgatttatccAAAGGGGATGGAGATGGGAGTCTGACAGTTGAGAATTACTGTCTGACATATATGGCAAGCTTTAACCCCAGCAGGCCAGGACAATTTCCCGTTTGTTCCAGCAACCTTATAACTATCTCCACTATCAACGCCTTTATGACAAATAGCACCAAGCTGAAAACGCAGAGCTTAGCAGCAACCCAATGCATTTGAATCAATAAAGCCAGTAGAATCTGCATGTAATGGCTGATACACATATATGAAGTTTATATATCATTCTGGCCCTCATTAACAGTCGCATATCTCCATTTACCCCAGGGGGAATGGAGTTGGAAGTCAGGCAGTTGAGAATTACTCTTCAATGCTGGTACTGGAATCATGCTTCAACCCCAGGAGGCGAGGACTATATCATTATGCCCCTCATTATCAAAGACATTGTGAAAGATAGCCCAAGTTGTCACTACAGGCTAACAACCTTTGATGTGCCTTTTCGCCTTTTAATCAACCCTTCCATCAAATTTATATAAACATCTTTATTTAAAGTGATACCTTTCTGCTTCGACTCTAGCAAAATGTGGATTGCATCCTTGTATTTACCTTGCGTACACAACTGATTGATCTGATCCGAATAAGCTAGTGTGGTTGAATCAGATTCTACTGAAGATTCACAGGTCACCCCATCTGGCCCCTTGTCTATTTTCAAGGACCAATCATGTAAGTTCCCCGTTTCACCCATTTTCAATATAAACGCCTCTGCTTCCTTAATCTCACCAGTATCGGTAAGTGCATTGAGAATGGCACTGTAAGTATACCGGTCCGGAGATAATTTCTTTTCTATCATGTCAGCATAAAGACCAAAAACATCACCAAACCTCCGTTCTTTGCAAAGGCCGGATATCAATATGTTGTAAGTAACTGCATCAATGTCTTTTCCCTTAGAAATCCAGGTGTTAAAAAGCCTACGAGCTTTTTCTAACATACCCTGACTGCATAGTCCAGAAAGAAGAATATTACATGTATACACATCCGGCTTCAACGATTTCTcaaccattttgttgtggaacTGAAATGCTTTCTCAACCAGACCCTCACGGCAATAGCCATGAATTATCGTGTTGTATGTAGTTTCATCAGGGATTAGATCCGTCGTTACAAGCTCATTCAACTTATCAAGTGCTTGATCGGTTTTCCCAGACTGGCATAGGCCTCCAATTATAGAGTTGTAGGTGACAATGCTAGGAAGGATCTGTTTCTCCTTCATCTCTTCCCAAAGCTCCAAAGCCTTGTCTGGATTTTCGTTCTTAAAGCATCCCATGATCAGAGTTCCATAGGTCACCTCATCAAGTATATAACCCCTCTCAACGGAAGTATGGAACAATGTAAATGCCTTGTCTAGCTTCTTCTGACTACAAAATGCATGAAGAATAGTATTGAGGGTAAAAGTGTTCATATCCAAACCTTTCCTAAACATCTCATCCATCACCCTATATGCTTCTTCCATTTTCCCTGCTTTGCAATATCCGTTGATCAAAGTATTGTAAGTGACAGAACAAGGAGCAAACCCCTCTTCCTTCATCTTCCTAATAGTATCTCTTGCTTCATCCATCTTCCCTTCCTTACAATACCACTTCACCATTATATTGTGAGTAACTTCATTTGCTCTCACTCCCCGTTCAAGCATCTCCTCAAGCAACTCCAACGCCTTAGAATCATCGTTCCCCTCAAAATACCAGTTAATCAACGTATTATACGTGACAACATCTGGCACCAGCTTCAACTTCTCCATCTCATCCCTCAGCCTTATCGCCTCCTCCATCCTGCCCGCTCCACACAACCCACTAATCAACATATTATACGTCCAAACATCCGGCAACAAATTACCCTGTGTCATCAACTCCACCACCTGCACCGCCTCCCTCAACCACCCCAGCTTACAATACCCGAAAACCAAAATATTATACGTGTTCCTATTCGGCAACACCCCTCGTAACTTCATGTCCATCAACAACTCCCTCGCCTCACTCAACTTCCCCTTCTTACACAACCAATCCAAAATCGTATTATAGCTCACATTATCAGGTTGGCATCCAAACTCATTCATCTTGCTCAACAAATCGACGGCATCCCTAAACTTATTCTCCAAGCAATGCCCGTAAATCAAAATGTTAAAAGTTCCGGTATTAACAGTAACCCCTAGTCCAATGGCATCCCTAACTATATCTACACACATTGCAATGGAATGAGACGAGTCACACCTTACCAGAGCATTGAGCAGAGTGTTGCAGGTGAGGAGATTCGGCCGGTACCGGAGCTTCTTCATTTTGGAGAAGAGCTGGGCGGCGAGGTGGGGCTTTCCGACGTGGACATAGGCGCCGATGGAGGTGTCGAGGAGGGCCTTGCAGCGGCGCGGAACGGCGTCGTCCGGGTGGAGGATGAGGCGGTGGAGGGTGTTTTGGGAATCGGAGGAGATGAATTGGACGAGGAGGGTTTTGGCGTCGGCGAATTTGTTgtgggagaagagagaggggagGAGGGTGAGGAGGGGGCGAGGGGTTTGGGAGAGGAGGGGGATGTGGGCCTGGGCCCAgtggaagaaggagaggagagtgGAGGGGTGGGAGGCTAGGGTTCTGGagcggaggagagagaggaggaggggcTCCGTTAGGTGGGGAATGTAGGGTTTAAGGGATTGGAGCTGTTGCGGGGTTTTGGTGGAGATTAAGAGGGTTGTGATGGTTTCCAGGATTTGGGGTTGCTCTCGAGGTGTTGGGTTGGTCATGGCAGAACTGAGAGACTGAGCAGAGTCTTTcagaggttgaagaagaagaaagggggtttAGGTTTTACTGAGGTGGGTGAAACGCTGCGTTTTGGTGTGTTTGGAGGTACACGGCGTCGTTTTGGGAAAACGGTTATAGGCGGGTGGTTATATAAATAGATTTTGACATCTTGTGTTTGTGgatgaaagaagaagagatggaaaTTTCCGGCGAGGAGTTGAGGACTGTGAAGCTGAAGCCGATTGAAGCGACGCCGGAGACGTTTGGGGAGTACGGTCAGGTTGTGGAGGCCTCGCCTGACGGCGACGAGTTTGGTCCTCGTGATGCTCAGCTAGACCTTAGCCGTGGAGTTCCCaggtaacaaaataaaagaaagaaaaagacatTGAG
This portion of the Rosa chinensis cultivar Old Blush chromosome 1, RchiOBHm-V2, whole genome shotgun sequence genome encodes:
- the LOC112182474 gene encoding pentatricopeptide repeat-containing protein At2g16880; the protein is MTNPTPREQPQILETITTLLISTKTPQQLQSLKPYIPHLTEPLLLSLLRSRTLASHPSTLLSFFHWAQAHIPLLSQTPRPLLTLLPSLFSHNKFADAKTLLVQFISSDSQNTLHRLILHPDDAVPRRCKALLDTSIGAYVHVGKPHLAAQLFSKMKKLRYRPNLLTCNTLLNALVRCDSSHSIAMCVDIVRDAIGLGVTVNTGTFNILIYGHCLENKFRDAVDLLSKMNEFGCQPDNVSYNTILDWLCKKGKLSEARELLMDMKLRGVLPNRNTYNILVFGYCKLGWLREAVQVVELMTQGNLLPDVWTYNMLISGLCGAGRMEEAIRLRDEMEKLKLVPDVVTYNTLINWYFEGNDDSKALELLEEMLERGVRANEVTHNIMVKWYCKEGKMDEARDTIRKMKEEGFAPCSVTYNTLINGYCKAGKMEEAYRVMDEMFRKGLDMNTFTLNTILHAFCSQKKLDKAFTLFHTSVERGYILDEVTYGTLIMGCFKNENPDKALELWEEMKEKQILPSIVTYNSIIGGLCQSGKTDQALDKLNELVTTDLIPDETTYNTIIHGYCREGLVEKAFQFHNKMVEKSLKPDVYTCNILLSGLCSQGMLEKARRLFNTWISKGKDIDAVTYNILISGLCKERRFGDVFGLYADMIEKKLSPDRYTYSAILNALTDTGEIKEAEAFILKMGETGNLHDWSLKIDKGPDGVTCESSVESDSTTLAYSDQINQLCTQGKYKDAIHILLESKQKGITLNKDVYINLMEGLIKRRKGTSKVVSL